In Opisthocomus hoazin isolate bOpiHoa1 chromosome 3, bOpiHoa1.hap1, whole genome shotgun sequence, a genomic segment contains:
- the TMEM74 gene encoding transmembrane protein 74, with the protein MACMELLYLAEESRQAALGMAASWGLPAPPYEQQQQHEGDEVDPRAATAVAALCGERHCKPSQRGPVAETPPAPQPSTPGNSPQERPAPPGAPQPCHPPGRWPGEEDGGKKKACCCAQELETSFTYVDENVNLEHARSAPSPTGGRCQDAALQQRSCRELPPEWVHDSPSLVSEEDDAASEAAARKSVDYGFISAISFLVSGILLVIISYVVPRDVTVDPNTVAAREMERLENESARIGAHLDRCVIAGLCLLTLGGVVLSSLLMVSMWKGELYRRSRFASSKESAKLYGSFSFRMKSGANDNVLELSLVEEDVLAIDN; encoded by the coding sequence ATGGCTTGCATGGAGCTTCTCTACCTGGCCGAGGAGAGCAGACAGGCGGCCCTGGGCATGGCCGCCAGCTGGGGCCTGCCCGCGCCTCCCtacgagcagcagcagcagcatgaggGGGATGAGGTGGACCCCAGAGCAGCCACGGCCGTGGCAGCCCTGTGCGGCGAACGGCATTGCAAGCCCTCGCAGAGGGGTCCTgtggctgagacccccccagcaccccagccctcTACCCCCGGCAACTCACCTCAGGAGCGGCCAGCACCCCCCGgcgccccccagccctgccacccgcCCGGACGCTGGCCCGGGGAGGAGgatggggggaagaagaaagcctGCTGCTGTGCCCAGGAACTCGAGACGTCGTTCACCTACGTGGATGAAAATGTAAACCTGGAGCATGCAAggagtgcccccagccccactggtGGCCGCTGCCAGGATGCCGCTCTGCAGCAGCGTTCCTGCAGGGAGCTGCCGCCCGAGTGGGTGCATGATTCCCCTTCCTTGGTCTCTGAGGAGGACGATGCGGCCTCGGAGGCGGCGGCCAGGAAATCCGTGGACTACGGGTTCATTAGCGCCATTTCATTCCTGGTTAGCGGCATTTTGCTGGTGATCATTTCCTACGTGGTACCCAGAGACGTGACTGTGGATCCCAACACGGTGGCTGCCCGGGAgatggagaggctggagaacGAGAGCGCCAGGATCGGGGCTCACCTGGACCGCTGTGTTATCGCCGGGCTGTGTCTCCTAACCCTGGGGGGAGTGGTGCTCTCCAGCCTGCTGATGGTGTCCATGTGGAAAGGGGAGCTGTACCGCAGGAGCAGGTTTGCGTCCTCCAAGGAGTCAGCGAAGCTCTACGGGTCCTTCAGTTTCAGAATGAAGTCTGGTGCGAACGATAATGTGCTCGAGCTGTCGTTGGTTGAGGAAGATGTGCTTGCCATAGATAATTAG